Proteins encoded in a region of the Dendropsophus ebraccatus isolate aDenEbr1 chromosome 11, aDenEbr1.pat, whole genome shotgun sequence genome:
- the C11H3orf38 gene encoding uncharacterized protein C3orf38 homolog, with protein MAGLSGREKEGCRRLLAQLDTEDLFSVADTVTNRMIHIFSKEEAIDAIITYSKSAEELLKRRKVHRSAIFKYLAADNVTVLPSSEKSQLIQCALDHWRGPSVQHTRSPGHKVEKQESESETLDCQLLGEHFCKWFYPLLNSQNPSFGQEKGDWGPQHFWENAALKLAYRAAEQAVEEYNGSQMASLRLLALTREERLLFNPNLDGRGLKCVPSPHGLVVVAVAGTIHRDNVWLGIFEQIFGLVRCPVGKNWKIKNVNLKILGQNTLTCEESQGLPAITLQSKELELYYG; from the exons ATGGCGGGTctgagcggccgggagaaggagggCTGCAGGCGGCTGCTGGCACAGCTGGACACCGAGGACCTGTTCTCTGTAGCCGATACCGTCACCAACCGCATGATCCATATATTCAGCAAGGAAG AGGCCATTGATGCAATAATAACTTACAGCAAAAGTGCAGAAGAGCTCTTAAAAAGAAGGAAGGTTCATCGCAGCGCCATCTTCAAGTATCTTGCCGCAGATAATGTCACCGTCCTGCCCTCCAGTGAGAAGAGCCAGCTCATTCAGTGTGCCCTGGATCACTGGAGAGGTCCAAGCGTCCAGCATACAAGGTCTCCGGGTCACAAG GTTGAAAAGCAAGAATCTGAATCTGAGACGTTGGACTGCCAGCTGCTTGGCGAACACTTCTGCAAATGGTTTTACCCTCTGCTGAATTCCCAGAATCCATCCTTCGGGCAGGAGAAGGGGGACTGGGGGCCTCAGCACTTCTGGGAGAACGCAGCACTGAAGCTGGCGTACAGAGCGGCGGAGCAAGCTGTGGAGGAATACAATGGGTCCCAAATGGCAAGTCTGAGGCTTCTTGCACTCACACGAGAGGAGAGACTCCTATTTAACCCCAACCTTGATGGAAGAGGCCTGAAATGCGTGCCCTCTCCTCATGGActggtggtggtggcggtggcCGGCACTATACACAGAGACAATGTCTGGCTGGGAATATTTGAACAGATTTTCGGATTGGTCCGCTGTCCAGTGGGTAAAAACTGGAAGATAAAGAACGTGAACCTTAAAATCCTCGGGCAGAACACTTTAACCTGTGAGGAGTCACAAGGGCTGCCCGCCATTACCTTACAGAGCAAAGAACTGGAGCTGTACTATGGCTAA